Proteins encoded in a region of the Oscillatoria salina IIICB1 genome:
- a CDS encoding NB-ARC domain-containing protein — translation MTQREEFIQIVQKYWDIAKLYEDLKIAKEKYAPHKRQGLSELEKEYLLGLLCGYNPTELASKICKQPSTINSDLSRSLYRYVEVLTGREENSLRSWQDVVCWLEPKYKRIENWDSAPNISNFYGRDRELATLEQWIVKEQCRLVAIIGIGGIGKTSLSVKLAREIKDKFQIIIWRSLRYTPRLEEIVGDLVSVVTNHQEFESLETLEARIENLLKFLRLRRCLIVLDGLETLMCTNKLAGEYHECYQEYGDFCREIGNSEHQSCLLLTSSEKSAEIALLEGKNSPVRSLKLEGLQLKAAKNILQVRNLVEEPEWVNLIQRYQGNPTYLKIVSTTIAEVFQGRTSEFFSKNSTYLGHISEILDQQFERLSDLEIRIIYKLATAQKTLNHPELQKRICLQVSTTKITDALQSLIRRCLIETSSVSSREKETVYTIQPLIRKYVINRFSNL, via the coding sequence ATGACTCAACGAGAAGAATTTATCCAGATAGTACAAAAGTATTGGGATATAGCTAAACTGTATGAAGATTTAAAAATAGCAAAGGAAAAGTATGCTCCTCACAAAAGACAGGGATTGAGTGAGCTAGAAAAAGAGTATTTATTGGGTTTACTTTGTGGATATAATCCTACAGAACTTGCTAGTAAAATCTGCAAACAACCTAGTACAATTAATTCAGACTTATCTAGAAGTTTGTATAGATATGTAGAAGTTTTAACCGGACGAGAAGAAAATAGTCTCCGCAGTTGGCAGGATGTGGTTTGTTGGTTAGAACCAAAATATAAACGGATTGAAAATTGGGATAGTGCGCCAAATATTAGTAACTTTTATGGACGCGATCGCGAATTAGCAACTCTTGAACAATGGATAGTAAAAGAGCAATGTCGTTTGGTGGCAATAATAGGTATAGGAGGAATTGGGAAAACGTCTTTGTCGGTAAAACTAGCACGAGAAATTAAAGATAAATTTCAAATAATAATTTGGCGAAGTTTACGTTACACTCCACGCTTAGAAGAAATTGTTGGTGACTTAGTTTCAGTAGTTACTAATCACCAGGAATTTGAGTCACTAGAAACTTTAGAAGCTAGAATAGAAAACTTATTAAAATTTTTGCGATTGCGTCGCTGTCTAATTGTTTTAGATGGCTTGGAAACACTTATGTGTACCAATAAATTAGCAGGAGAATATCACGAATGTTATCAAGAATATGGAGATTTTTGCCGAGAAATAGGTAATTCAGAACATCAAAGTTGTTTGTTGTTAACCAGTTCTGAAAAATCAGCAGAAATTGCTTTACTAGAAGGTAAAAATAGCCCAGTTCGTTCCTTAAAATTAGAAGGTTTGCAACTCAAAGCAGCCAAAAATATTTTGCAAGTTAGGAATTTAGTTGAAGAACCAGAGTGGGTAAATTTGATTCAACGTTATCAAGGTAATCCTACATACTTAAAAATAGTTTCTACAACAATTGCAGAAGTATTCCAAGGTAGAACCTCAGAGTTTTTTTCTAAGAATAGTACCTATTTGGGTCATATAAGTGAAATTCTAGACCAACAATTTGAACGATTATCTGATTTAGAAATTAGGATAATCTATAAATTAGCAACAGCGCAAAAAACTCTGAATCATCCTGAGTTACAAAAGCGAATTTGCTTGCAAGTATCAACGACAAAAATTACCGACGCACTTCAATCTTTAATCCGACGATGTTTAATCGAAACCAGTTCGGTAAGTTCTAGGGAAAAGGAAACGGTTTATACAATTCAGCCACTAATTAGAAAGTATGTTATCAATCGTTTTAGTAATTTATAG